In Homo sapiens chromosome 2 genomic scaffold, GRCh38.p14 alternate locus group ALT_REF_LOCI_1 HSCHR2_1_CTG7_2, the DNA window GTAGACTGACCTGGTCATTTCTTTGGAGTGTTTTTTGGTTGATTCAAATCAGTGTCTGCATCTCCAGAGTATTCATAGCAACACATTTTCCTCATCAAGTTATTCTTGGAGTAATTGGTGGTAAATATGATCACTTACCTTTAGCTGTGTCCTTTGAAAGCTTTAGTTTCATTATGTTTAAGGGTATCAGATTGTCCCCGGTAATCAACTTTCCAATTTCAGAGGTAATTCTGTGAAGTCACTGATACTAAATGCTACCCCGGGAGCTGACGTGGTACAACACACCTCTCATAGCCTCCATGTAcaaagtggcacaatctcagtggCGTAAATGCACAATTGCTTCATGAGGTAGGCTTTTCTGAAGTGAAATTAGAGCTAAGTCTAACTCCCAAACCATCACTTCAGACAGTGTGCTTGTGTCTTGCGTGAGGGAACTTAATGACTCTGAGCCCTGCACACTGTGCCATTCTCTCTGAAACATGTGAAGTGACTATTACATGATTACGGACTCCATTTAGTAGCTGCTTTGTATTCCTGAAGCAGTGTTCACCATGACTCAGTTTCCATTGTTCAGCACCACCTTACCTTTCAAAGGCTAATTGGCTATGGCAATTGAAATGTTAATTGCAAGTACCTAGATCAGTGCTCTGTCTAAAAAGCGGGTTGTCAGTCAGTGCCACCAACTCCAGAACGATCCTTCTGGACTAGTATGAATAATGAAAACACCGTGGGCAAACCTGCATTTTTAGTTACTGCCTAAAAAAGGCTTTGGAAAATGGATAGAACCTCTGTGTCTAATGCCCTTTGTCATTGAAAACTGTGGCAAATCTTTAATGCAGAGAGGAATGATCCTCGAGGGGCTCAAGGGCACACAGTCATTGTCAGTGTCTCTTTCCAATCCTCAGGCATGCTGGTGGCAGAGGCCTTTGAACACACTCCAGGCATCCAAACGGCCAGTCTGGGCACATACCTGAAGACcaacctctttctcttcctgtttgCAGTTGGCTTTTACCTGCTTCTTAGGGTGCTCAACATTGACCTGCTGTGGTCCGTGCCCATAGCCAAAAAGTGGTGTGCTAACCCCGACTGGATCCACATTGACACCACGCCTTTTGCTGGACTCGTGAGAAACCTTGGGGTCCTCTTTGGCTTGGGCTTTGCAATCAACTCAGAGATGTTCCTCCTGAGCTGCCGAGGGGGAAATAACTACACACTGAGCTTCCGGTTGCTCTGTGCCTTGACCTCATTGACAATACTGCAGCTCTACCATTTCCTCCAGATCCCGACTCACGAAGAGCATTTATTTTATGTGCTGTCTTTTTGTAAAAGTGCATCCATTCCCCTAACTGTGGTTGCTTTCATTCCCTACTCTGTTCATATGTTAATGAAACAAAGCGGAAAGAAGAGTCAGTAGAGTGGTGCCTAGAGTTAGTGCTCTGTGTCACAGATCACCCTTCTCCATCCACCAGTAGAGCCACAGAGTAGGCACAGACCAGAGGCTTCTAATCCGACTTCACAGAATAGCGGCACAGGCCCCATTCCCCATAGAGATGTTTAGT includes these proteins:
- the G6PC2 gene encoding glucose-6-phosphatase 2 isoform 1 (isoform 1 is encoded by transcript variant 1) produces the protein MDFLHRNGVLIIQHLQKDYRAYYTFLNFMSNVGDPRNIFFIYFPLCFQFNQTVGTKMIWVAVIGDWLNLIFKWILFGHRPYWWVQETQIYPNHSSPCLEQFPTTCETGPGSPSGHAMGASCVWYVMVTAALSHTVCGMDKFSITLHRLTWSFLWSVFWLIQISVCISRVFIATHFPHQVILGVIGGMLVAEAFEHTPGIQTASLGTYLKTNLFLFLFAVGFYLLLRVLNIDLLWSVPIAKKWCANPDWIHIDTTPFAGLVRNLGVLFGLGFAINSEMFLLSCRGGNNYTLSFRLLCALTSLTILQLYHFLQIPTHEEHLFYVLSFCKSASIPLTVVAFIPYSVHMLMKQSGKKSQ
- the G6PC2 gene encoding glucose-6-phosphatase 2 isoform X2, whose amino-acid sequence is MDFLHRNGVLIIQHLQKDYRAYYTFLNFMSNVGDPRNIFFIYFPLCFQFNQTVGTKMIWVAVIGDWLNLIFKWILFGHRPYWWVQETQIYPNHSSPCLEQFPTTCETGPGMLVAEAFEHTPGIQTASLGTYLKTNLFLFLFAVGFYLLLRVLNIDLLWSVPIAKKWCANPDWIHIDTTPFAGLVRNLGVLFGLGFAINSEMFLLSCRGGNNYTLSFRLLCALTSLTILQLYHFLQIPTHEEHLFYVLSFCKSASIPLTVVAFIPYSVHMLMKQSGKKSQ
- the G6PC2 gene encoding glucose-6-phosphatase 2 isoform X1 — protein: MGASCVWYVMVTAALSHTVCGMDKFSITLHRLTWSFLWSVFWLIQISVCISRVFIATHFPHQVILGVIGGMLVAEAFEHTPGIQTASLGTYLKTNLFLFLFAVGFYLLLRVLNIDLLWSVPIAKKWCANPDWIHIDTTPFAGLVRNLGVLFGLGFAINSEMFLLSCRGGNNYTLSFRLLCALTSLTILQLYHFLQIPTHEEHLFYVLSFCKSASIPLTVVAFIPYSVHMLMKQSGKKSQ